The following proteins come from a genomic window of Nitrosopumilus sp.:
- a CDS encoding universal stress protein has translation MIQKKISKILVPLDGSKNSIRGLEMAITLARQSGAIITGVYSIYAPPHSEFRGVGSVEKALNREVKKIMEDAKVLAAQNGIVFKEKIMRGETGYNIIKLAHGKEKFDMIVMGSRGRSSAKEMFFGSTSNYVIHTSKIPVVIVK, from the coding sequence GTGATACAAAAGAAAATTTCAAAAATTTTAGTACCGTTAGACGGTTCAAAAAACTCAATTAGAGGATTGGAGATGGCGATTACTTTGGCCAGACAAAGTGGTGCAATTATTACTGGAGTTTATTCTATTTATGCACCACCTCATTCGGAATTTAGAGGGGTAGGCTCAGTTGAAAAGGCTCTAAATAGAGAAGTGAAGAAAATTATGGAAGATGCCAAAGTTTTAGCAGCACAGAACGGAATAGTATTCAAAGAAAAAATAATGAGAGGAGAAACAGGATACAACATCATCAAATTGGCACACGGTAAAGAAAAATTCGACATGATAGTCATGGGATCACGTGGAAGAAGTTCAGCTAAAGAAATGTTTTTTGGAAGTACATCAAACTATGTGATTCATACGTCCAAAATTCCGGTTGTAATAGTAAAATAA
- a CDS encoding alpha/beta hydrolase, giving the protein MEEKFLQIDENKIRYLESGDSQKILVLVHGLGASAERWNKVIPIFAKNYRVLVPDLIGFGYSDKPLVDYTPIFFSDFLKKFFNATNIDRASIVGSSLGGQISAEFTISHPQNVEKLILTSPSGVLDHSTPALDAYIMAALYPNEINAKKAFELMEGSGEEVPEDVVNGFIERMKLPNAKLAFMSTILGLKNSKLATSKLESITNPTLVIWGVDDPVIPIENSDVFVSKIQGCRLFKIDKCGHTPYVQKPDIFSNKVLEFLADP; this is encoded by the coding sequence GTGGAGGAAAAATTTCTTCAAATTGATGAAAATAAGATTCGGTATCTAGAATCTGGAGATTCTCAAAAAATTCTTGTTCTTGTTCATGGTTTGGGAGCATCAGCTGAACGATGGAATAAAGTCATTCCAATTTTTGCAAAAAACTACCGTGTATTGGTTCCTGATTTAATTGGATTTGGTTATAGTGATAAGCCTTTGGTAGATTATACTCCTATTTTTTTTTCAGATTTTTTAAAAAAATTTTTTAATGCAACAAACATCGATCGCGCAAGTATAGTGGGTTCTTCATTAGGAGGACAAATATCTGCCGAATTTACAATATCTCATCCTCAGAATGTTGAGAAACTGATTCTTACATCTCCATCAGGAGTCCTGGATCATTCTACTCCCGCGCTTGATGCATACATAATGGCTGCATTATATCCAAATGAAATAAATGCAAAAAAAGCATTTGAACTAATGGAGGGCTCTGGTGAAGAAGTTCCTGAAGATGTTGTTAATGGCTTTATAGAGCGAATGAAATTACCTAATGCAAAACTAGCTTTCATGTCTACTATTTTGGGATTGAAAAATTCCAAACTGGCTACTTCGAAACTCGAATCTATAACTAACCCTACTCTAGTTATTTGGGGGGTCGATGATCCAGTTATTCCGATAGAAAATTCTGATGTTTTTGTTTCTAAAATTCAAGGATGCCGCCTTTTTAAAATAGATAAATGTGGTCACACTCCATACGTGCAAAAACCCGATATTTTTTCTAACAAAGTTTTAGAGTTTTTAGCCGATCCTTAG
- the msrA gene encoding peptide-methionine (S)-S-oxide reductase MsrA yields MKATFGAGCFWHVEDLFNKTKGIKSTHVGYIGGQLPNPTYEEVCTDQTGHAEAVEVEFDPDEISYEDLLDVFWNNHNPTTLNRQGPDVGHQYRSAIFVHDEEQKKIAEKSKQDLEKSGRFENPIVTEIVPAPTFYKAEEYHQKYFKKHGFS; encoded by the coding sequence ATGAAAGCAACATTTGGTGCTGGGTGTTTTTGGCATGTCGAAGATTTGTTTAATAAAACTAAAGGGATCAAGTCTACACATGTGGGATATATTGGAGGTCAACTACCTAATCCAACTTATGAAGAAGTATGTACTGATCAAACAGGGCATGCAGAAGCTGTTGAAGTAGAATTTGATCCAGATGAAATATCTTATGAAGACCTTTTAGATGTGTTTTGGAATAATCATAATCCTACCACTTTGAATCGTCAGGGGCCTGATGTTGGACATCAATACCGTTCAGCAATTTTTGTTCATGATGAAGAACAAAAAAAAATTGCAGAAAAATCAAAACAGGATCTTGAAAAATCAGGTAGGTTTGAAAACCCTATTGTAACTGAAATTGTTCCGGCTCCCACGTTTTACAAAGCTGAAGAATACCATCAAAAATATTTCAAAAAACACGGATTTTCTTAA